Below is a genomic region from Castanea sativa cultivar Marrone di Chiusa Pesio chromosome 2, ASM4071231v1.
TAATGTTTCTGCAGTGTTGACAGATTTAATTAGTATGCAACATGACAAGTTAGACAAACATTATATGTTAGACCTAAGCTTGTTGGTTTTGGAATTAAATCAGTTATTGGTGGTAGCCTTATAAGATTTACTACTACATTAAAATTCCTTAAATAGAACATTTAAGCACTGACAAAGTAAACTTATCAAGAAAAGACAGTAAAAAGTTTATACTAGTTATTAGTACTTTCTTTACTTTGAATatgagagagggaaaaaaaaacaaaagagaagttGCCACCAATCTATCAAATGGTGCGGTTACCAAGTACCACCATAAAACAGTTATTTTATAGttaagtgtttttcttttctttttttttttcttatatttttaaaagaaggcaataaaaaaaatgtcattatttgAAAGTAGTTGCAACTAGGCAGATTAGGTTGATGAAAACAACTGTTTTAGTTGATATTGAATTAGATTTGGAGTAAAGGAGTTATATGTCCCGTCTTACTAACCAAAGAGAGAAAGTAATGATTATTTTGAAGTCATTTTGAGAACATTCCCCAAAATGAGTCTGATTGATAATACAATCCATGAATTTCCCGTTTTAAATTACCCGATTAGACAAATTCCTTAATCTCTCATTTATCAATTGCATTGGTTAAGCAGCAGGTGGTTGtggttattgttattgttattttgttactACTGATTTTCAGttcaaattaatttagtttCTGTCAAGTTTTAAAGGTAATGAACGTTGAATGTTTTTACAAGAAATAGGAGTGACAAACTGACAATGCAATGCAACACCTAACTGACAATCAAGCAGATAATTACAGATGACAATTTTCTTATCACATAAGTAATATGGATTTTCGATAAGTGATATAGGTTTAAGGGTCTTTTTCAAACTACTATGCCACCAGacacaaaatataagaaataattaaCTTGGTCAAAGCCACAATAAATAGGCAAAaatgaatgagagagagagagagagagagagagagagagagagagattaggaAAAAGTACGATTGCCTTATATGTAAGATGAACCGCCCATTTCTGGTCCAACTCTTATTATAATCTTTGCATTCACGTAAAGAGAGTCAatccacaaaaacaaaaaacaaaaaaaaggtttacaGTGTATTAAAAGTTCAAACAATGATGTACAAAGCCTAAGAAAGCAATGTTTGGAGCAACACGGTTGGCAACTGGACACGTTTATGTGATAAAAGAGTAGGGACTATTTGTTTTCTGATGGAAGCCGTGCACCCATCGCTACGTATCTCTTTGTTACTCCATCTCCCTCCCATGCAGCGTGTATTCACAATAcactttatatttatatttatattttaaaagagTACAATATATTTTCCCTCTAAAATAGGAAAAAGGCTATGGGAATATAGAGACGTAACACAGTCTGTATGTTGTATTGTATTGGAAGCAAAGCGACCGAATGGCAGTCTAgtctggctttttttttttgtatcatcCATAGTCCATACTGACGTGTTGGATTTTGACTATTGTACATTCTATAAGATGTGAGAACCACTaccaaattgattttgatgtgGGTTTCTCAGCGCTTTTGATAACTGAGTATCAACAAGAAAAAGATCGACTTGAGTTACGTTATGTTGTGTCAAGTGTGGTTAAACTGTAACATATATTGACCAGATTGGTCTTATTGCATTTGTCTTTATGGTAGAATAGTATATAAAAAATGCAATGCTTGTTTCGATTACTAGCAAAACCGTGCAGCCTCTGTAATATTCAAACGTTAGATATAATATAACATAATCTCTGCATATGGCCAAGTTTAAAGGATGTCTACAAAGTAACAAGGAGACTATGGGCCATATTTTATGCTTGTTGCGTGAATCCTCAACTTTATAGTAGTTTATAACTAGCATGCTAAAAAGTTGCCTTGGTTTCCAATCCTCAACTTTCTTTTGATGTGGACTCCGGTTGATTAGGCATGCCCAGCAGTTCAAGTGATATCATACATTGCCATTTCTGTGGGTGAGTGTCAAATTCTGCTATATAAATTAGTTAATAGACGCTAATTATAATGTGTATGTGTGCCCTCTACCACACCTCTCTAAAATATACATATTTGTAGGTGAGTAATGAGAAATATGCAAGTACAATTCCTTAGGTGCTGATAACAATAATAACCAGCAATTCACTAATTCGGTGCTTATAACATGAATTCAAACTACCTTCCAATTCCCTCTTGGACTCCTGATATTTCTatgaaaaccaaacaaaacagaTGATGAACTTTTTTAAAACTGTGTGAAAGGGGTTTACACATGATTTATTTTACATCATACAGCACTCTTCAGCTAAAATGAATAGAGCCTAGAAGAAATTAGGATGTTCCAATGGCTCCAAGCTAACTATGAAACAAAATCTGATGTTCACAATGTAAGGATTCATATCTCAGGCTCTGATTTCTCCTCTTTAGGTGGGGCGAACTGCTTTTGGAGCCTGGATCTTGTCCAAGGATCAAGGGGAGCTTTTTGTGGTGGTTGAGGAGTTGGGGGCTTCGACTGTCTAAGTTCATTTTCTCGGTCAATAAACCTGTTTGATATTGACTAACAATTTAAGTAACAAGACCAAACTCACAGAAGATTCAGCAAAAACTCAAATAAGTTAATGAGTCTGTTTCAGGAAAATGAGTGAATTTCCTACTGCATTGCATCAACATtatagttttcttttcttttttcttttttttttaacttagaaAAATATTGAGAAGTGTCAATGATGCATCTAActatgaaaagagaaaataaaccATTAAATAGAATAAAGATTCTTTTGGAtattacctatccaaaaaaaaaaaaaaggattctcTTGGATATCCATTCAAAAGAAGCTTATCCTAGgaacttgataaaaaaaattcaaacgaAGCTTTTACAAGAATCACAAATGTATTCTCTGCCCCCAACAAGCTAACTTAATGGAATCACAAatttgaaactgaaaatttcaattgttaaaaaatccTTACTGTAACATCTTATTTAGAGGACAGTCAACATTGCCACAAACAAGACACTAATATAATTAAGGTAAATTTCACTAACTTATCCTGAGGTTTGGGCTAATGCTAACTAGGTCCAAGACATTTTAAACAACCTCGTCCCTTAAACCAATGTAGTCCCTAAACACCATTAATGCCGTAgtccctctcttctctctctcctctctctgaTTCTAACTTGTCCCTCTATCTTCTCTTTTGTCCCTCTCTTCTCTCCCTGTTTGTACACCATACCTAGCCAAACCCATACCCCTCTCTTTTCTCCTCAGTTTGTACGCCAAACTCAGCCAAACAAATACCAAATTGGTGAAACATGTACACAGaaaatatatacacaaattttgACTAATGAATCCATCAAACTCTTCTCCTgtacaaaaccaaacaaaatcactGCCTCACCACCACATACAAATCTTACCCATCACTGATTCAGGCACATATACACAGTACATCCAAACCCATTTTGAAATCAACCCCAAAATCCcattttcaaaaccctaataGCCAAAGCTCAAAACACCTAGTACTCCATTttacaaatccaaatcaaaatcactAAATCCCTACAGCCAACAGAAAACTCAACTAAATTaaccaaaccaaaaaccaaacacaaaaggGGGTTcgtttattagaaaataaatgagaaaaaaaaaaagaagaaaataaatgaggaaaaaaaagagagaagagaataaGAGAGAAATAAAGAGTAAGAGTCAGTGGCCGGCGGTTGAGGTGGTGCTGTTGAGCTCAGCTGCCATTTGTGGTGGTGTGCGCTTTGTGGTGTTTGGCCATGGctgagcttgagagagagagagagagagccaccGCGGTAAAGGCTCACGGTGACTGTGGCTTGATGTGGTAGCCATGAGGTTTTGGAGGATCTGAGTTTAGGGTTAGGGAAAGATGAGAAAATTTGAGATGAGAGAAGATAGGTAGACGAGAGAATCAGAGGGAGGAGAAAGAGAATAGATCTGAGCTTAAGTGACTATTGGGATGGGCCTAACAGTGTTTAATTAGGACCAAATTGGTTTTTGGGACCAAATGGGTCAATTTTAAAATGCGTTGGACCTGGTTGATATTAGTCCAAACCTCATGATAGGTTAGTAAAATTTACCCAATTAATTACTATTATCACTATCcatctattaaaaatatatacctATAGTTCAACCAGATGGAAAACCAGTCTCCTAGTCAAACAAAAATTACCAGTCAAGAAATAAATTACAGCCTTACTCAATATAGGCCATTGGAGCAGCATCACCAACTCGAATACGAGTCCGCAGTAGTCTTGTGTATCCACCTGTTCTATCTCTGGAACACAACATTTGCCCAATGTaataaatataagaataataacTGAAAAAGTAACAGGTTTGAGATTCACTTGTATCGATAAGCCAGTTCTGTAAATAGCTTGTGAATGACATCATCTCCTCTCACAAAAGCTGCAGCACGCCTAGCAGCACAAAGGGAACCCTGTAATAAGAAAGGAACTAAATATATTAATAGGCATGACATATTCAAAAAACGATGGACTTTCCAATTGAAATGATGCATTGCCAATTTTCAGGATTTCAGTTCCTAGTTCACAAACATAGCCAGCACAGTAAAACCCAGGTTGGTTAACAGATTGAAAGACGTAATCAGCTTCTTTAAATTAAACTTTTATGTTATTTCTTCAGATTAAGATACCAGTAGAttgcatgtaaaatattttgggacatAATCTGTTATTTAGAAAATGCAACATGAAAGcacctagagagagagagagggaatcaCAACTTGCAAGGCCCTCCACTCCAAAATTTATTAGGGCAGTCGCAAtactataatataaattttcaaactcaaaCCTTCAGTTCATGAAGTTGCACCTCCAAAACACTACATTTCAAAATATACGAGTTTAGGATCCTCGAGGAgctcattttataaaaaagacaTTAATGCTCATATTGTaacttctaatttttaaataacttttaaGAAGAGCCAAAGACTAGTAAATTAAGACTATATAAAGAACTACATGTCACTCTATGCTACTCTAGATATCACTGATTTTGGATCCACACAATGCCACCTAAAGAGTCATACTTGTAATCATAAGAATGTGGCCCACACTACATTATTAGAAAATTTATTCTGTTGCTCATGAATTTTACATTAGGTTAAGGCTAAGAGACGAGGTGCTGATGCAGCTGGCTCCTCATACAAAGTTATTGAGCACTCAAATCAAGCCTCCACGGATCCTTTTATTGCTCTTTTATACGAGGTTCAAACATCTGAAACTTGGGCCCCATACTTACTATTTTAAGATGAACTGATTACAGAGATGACAAGCCATTTTTCTTCAGAATATCTTAATTAATTGTTTCATCTTTCTATTTGTCCTTTGTGCATTCATATAATTGCTTCTACATTCTCATATTTTTGGCCTTTATGCCTCCAAACTTAGTGGCTGAATTTCTTCactttgaaagaaaattttcaccATATCCTATTGAGTCTTTGCATTAAACATTTTATAGAATGATTTACAAAGAGAGGGAAATGCACACAGATTTCAGGGAAACGGGGAAAAAAGCAATTTGGTCTCATCctaattcctaaaaaaaatattgatcaaCATACATGCCTATTCCACAACACACCACCCAAATGAAAGCTGGGGGAAAATACCATATGATATAATCTCTTTTcaataaacaattaataaaacttCAACAGGGCAGccactttttttcccctttcacTTCCAAGGATCTTGCAATGTATGTACCCAAAAATTAAACTCCATTCAACTTATCAAGAAAATCTTTAAATCTTAAAGTTGATTTCAATGTTCATATATTAACAAGGTCAGGATGATTCAATACTTCTTCACAAACAGTAGTTATAAGAATTTCAATTCCGCGTTCCACACACCGAGGCGTCAGGGTTGCACCCTTGGGAGCTTAAAGTATCTATAACTTGATCCTTTATGGTGAAGATTACATGAAGCACAGAGTTGCAACTTAAGGCCATTGTGAAATATACTGTGCATATTATAAACCAACTAATTGGTTATttcagaaattttaaaaaaataaataaaaatctttgtTATTCAAAGGTAACTAATCTTTCATTATGTTGTCACATATATTTCTCCACCCATTTTGAGATTTTGTTTCACAGCAATAACTCAAGTACAAATATGTGAGGGAGTTGGATCTATCGGCCTCTGTGCATTTCTGAGATTATAGCAAACCATATCAATATATGACTTGGTTTTCAAAAATTatcatctttttcaaaaataaataaataaacatcaTATTGATTTCTTGCTTTATGTGATTCAATTCCATACCATCCAAATATTAAACTAACACACGTCATAATATGCACATAAGTACACACAGCTAACTTCATTTTCTTGGATAACTTTCAGTTACCAAACAACATGCCCAGGTAAATCGCATCAAGAAAACAACACTCAACCATTTAAAGAACACTAAATTAACACAGACCGGCCGTTACATATACCTCTTTTCCAAGCTGCACCATGTTATCAGCAAGCCGCCGAATTTCTTTTGCctgcaaattaaaaataaaaataaaaatccttcaattaattattaaaaacaaaaaacaaattcagATTTCCCAAATCCATAACCCCAGTTAGCAGGGTAAAAAAACTTGCTGTAAATAAcaaattcactaaaaaaaaagcaaacagaCTTCATTAATGATttaaaagaacataaaaaatcaGAACCAGATTGATATATcaaattaaaacattaaaaaccctACAAAAACCCTGAAATGGTAAAAACAGccacacaacaacaacaacaaaacgaAAAAAGTGTACCTTAGCAACAGTGGTTTCGATACGCTCATGCTTCACCAACTGGGACACCATTGTTCtgaacaataaatataaatagcaaatttttattaaaaaaaattgcgaTAATTGAGAacctgagaaaaaaaaaaaaagggaatggaatgaaatgaaaagagaaCCTGAGCATGGAAATTCGGTGCCCCGTGGGCCGATTTAGCTTCCTCAACTTCGTCATTCTTTTTCACAGTGAGAaagagataaaattaaaaattaaaaaaccctAGGATTTTGGGCGAAATGAAGACGAAGCAAATAGAGTTAGGCTTAGAGGACTAGGGCTTTTCAGTTTATACCTTATTTGGGCTTTTAATTGCACTTGGGCCGTTCATTATTTGATAACATAGctcatttcttctttttggattttttttcaaaataactacAAAGCCcaaacaattttattagttaGCAACATTtacaaactatttaggaaagtAACAACTCAAGTCCGAGAGAGTCAATTTCACTATagcaaatcgagtttcaaatacTTGATTTCCATGAGGTGTGTGGCTGACgtgcattaaaaaaatccatGTGAAACTCGAGTCATAATACTGAcatggattaaaaaaattcatgtggaactcgagtctttatGACTCGAGTTCCTTCCAGTAACCCAGAATTGGTCTGGGATTGTTAAGTCAAATGGGAGTTTAAGTTTTGGTTCCAAAAGCTCAAAGGCTTGCCTCAGAGAGAGCTCAGTTTGCTTCTCAACCTCAAAGGAAACAATTTGGATGATTTTTGAGGCCATGAAAGCAGGGTCATCAAGTAGTAGCAATTACGAAAGAGAGCAAAAAGAGTTGTGTGCTTTTTTGAATTTACTTGGTGGAAAAGAATAGGGGTTTTTTGGAGATTGAGATTGTGAAACAGAGCTTGAATTGGTGGTGGCTGTCGTTGAGATCCACGACCGGTGGCGAGGAGAGAGTGAAACCGACTACAGCAATGGCGGTGGAAATAAAGGAGGCACGGTGGTGGGGCAACATGAAACAAGGAAGTAAGATAGgaaatgatttttgggtttggatcTTTGCTTCGATTGAGATCATGATTTGGATTTGGGATTTTGAGAAATTGATATAGATGAAGAAGGAAGCGCTATCTTGGGTTTTTGGGGGCTTGGAAGAAGGGAGTGGGATGgcagatgaaaaaaaaaaaaaagagagagagagagagagagagagagagagaaagagaaaaaaaaaaaaaaaaaaaaaaaaaaaaaagaacaaaggaagaaggaagaagatggtgaacaggaaatcgagtcttaaagactcgaatTCCACGTGGATCTTTTACCCCACCTCAGCTTTGCCAGCACAcagaaatcgagtctcttaaaCTCGATTTGCTACAGTGAAATCGAGTCTCACATAATCGATttgttagtttcctaaatagtttggaaacgTAGCTAGCTAAcaaaattatttggtttttgtagttattttgaaaaaaaaaaatcccttctATTTCATAACATGCAAAAGTCACAAaactattcatttatttattaatttcactctctctttctctttcttctcttttaggGATGGCCATTTAAACCCACACCTGAGGATATCCACCTCACCCGCTCTCGATGGACAGGTTTTACTCACTCCACATAACAAATAGGAAAGAGATAGAGGGTTAACATTTTCCTCTGCACCTACTctgtttatatttaaataattaaaaaatatttttaaaagttttttttataagagataCATATGTGTTTTTAGCCTACTAACTTAAAATTTatgatgattttttatattgcaTTATTGAATTTATACTTTTATGTTTTCGTATTTacattgtttatatttttaattgttgtattgCTATGTTTGAactgtttttgtatttcttaTTACTTGAATTGTTGTATTATTATGCTTTGAGAAGGTTTTGAaatgttagaaatttttttttttttaatgttttatgagttttaatttGGGTGTGACGGGATGGGTACCCACTAGAAGGAGGCGTTCGAAGCGAAAGTGGAGTGGGGTGGGAAACAAGAAACCCAACCCCATTGCCATTCctattctctctatctctagagctctttcttctctctatctctcttcctctccatttgaATCTATCGCTTCACTACCactcgagaaaaaaaaaatgaaaccaccacatccttcaaaaaaataacaaataaaaaattaccatAACAAAACTCACCATCTCCACAACCCACCAAAAGGGACACCAAACCCATTCAAAAAACCATAACAAACCTATATCATTCACAATCACAACTCTCAAAACCAGAAAACCCAATTCAACATGTGATgccctaatttgattgatatgtgtgggtgtgtgatgagtctcacatcgggtatttactaggtACATATAGGTTTTATTAACAAGTACAAGGAGCCTCAAtggtgactagtccttttgaggtatagtgcAAATATGgttagcgcttttccttgggtcgttgcatatggtatcagagccagccCAGTAACCCCGTGTGGGCTCGGAGACACTACTCCACAAAATGGAccctaacgaggacgttaggAATTTAAGTGGGAGAAATTGTGATACCCTAATtcgattgattgtgtgatgtgtgtggatgtgtGATGAGTTCCACATCGGGTATTAACTGGGTAGATTTAggttttattaacaactacaaggaacctcaattgtgactagttcTTTTGAGGTATAGTGCAGATATGGCTAGCGTTTTTTCTTGGGTCGTTatatatggtatcagagccggccTAGTAATTCCATGTGGGCTTagagacactaccccacaaagtgggccctaacgaggatgttagggatttaagtgggagagattgtgatgccccaatttgattaattgtgtgatgtgtgtaggtgtatgatgagtcccacatcaagtatttactgggtagatttggactttattaacaactacaaggaacctcaattgtgactagtcattttgagtatagcgcagatgtggctagcgcagatgtggctagcgcagatgtggc
It encodes:
- the LOC142624299 gene encoding uncharacterized protein LOC142624299; the encoded protein is MTKLRKLNRPTGHRISMLRTMVSQLVKHERIETTVAKAKEIRRLADNMVQLGKEGSLCAARRAAAFVRGDDVIHKLFTELAYRYKDRTGGYTRLLRTRIRVGDAAPMAYIEFIDRENELRQSKPPTPQPPQKAPLDPWTRSRLQKQFAPPKEEKSEPEI